In Spirobacillus cienkowskii, a genomic segment contains:
- the alaS gene encoding alanine--tRNA ligase codes for MIKTTFGQWGPQALRGPCSELYLDQGEHVGSCAEQGKTCAGPGCDCDRFLEFWNLVFMQYNRQEDGTLHDLPMKSVDTGCGLERLTALIQGKTSNFDIDIFLRIKQKILDISGHTQKLAELSKQELESFNVIADHIRLLTFTVADGAHFSNEGRGYVLRRVLRRAVRHIHKIAPNWPKNKSFLAQLVQTVIKEMGEFYPEIATNQKRIEDAIFAEELRFNSTLDIGLAKFHAFIEDTKNKHKKVLSGENVFILHDSYGFPADLTQILCQELGFQADLDSFKNYMQEQKQRSRTEAKFYKFDLDDSPWIEFNPANQEKDKSFSGYFLQATTIKENHDVIELPINFSQIKKVRQLKNKFFEFVIENTPFYPEGGGQVADNGWIAVQAANSKNEFEVIDVRKTASQIVHLLKHIEWSSDSAAPLSSTEILNLFGQNSKVTAFVDLTLRTATMRNHTATHLLHKALQIVLGDSVRQAGSFVHSEGLRFDFSYNKALSNQEIKTIEGIVNKQILKNINIKVHESVPLSTAKEMGAMAMFDEKYEDHVRMLEVPEFSLELCGGTHVFATGQIGLFKIISEGSVTSGVRRIEGITGFNSLEFCNKLQNQILLTAEAIKCAESEIVNKIHSMKENSKELEKQIHILQSRIVNTQIASLVANAIDLGNNIKLVINLLETNDTKEMELLCDRLKEKPATIAVIAANIENKAHLMVAINPSLIKQYKKLSAGQIVKQLSEIVEGKGGGRPDFARGGGINPEKIPVALKKVVEIIQLAI; via the coding sequence GTGATAAAGACAACTTTTGGGCAATGGGGCCCACAGGCCCTTCGCGGTCCCTGCTCCGAGCTTTATTTAGATCAAGGAGAACATGTTGGCAGCTGTGCAGAACAAGGCAAAACTTGTGCAGGACCAGGTTGCGACTGTGACCGGTTTCTTGAATTTTGGAATCTTGTTTTTATGCAATACAATAGACAAGAAGATGGGACACTTCATGATCTCCCCATGAAAAGTGTCGATACAGGATGTGGCTTAGAACGCCTGACAGCACTCATTCAAGGCAAAACATCAAACTTTGATATTGATATTTTTCTTCGTATTAAACAAAAAATACTTGATATTTCTGGACACACACAAAAACTCGCAGAACTTTCAAAACAAGAACTAGAAAGTTTTAATGTGATTGCCGATCACATTCGCTTGCTCACTTTTACGGTTGCTGATGGTGCTCATTTTTCTAATGAAGGTCGAGGCTACGTGCTAAGACGCGTCCTGCGCCGAGCTGTGCGACATATTCACAAAATTGCTCCAAATTGGCCTAAAAATAAATCATTTCTTGCGCAACTTGTTCAAACTGTTATAAAAGAAATGGGAGAATTTTATCCTGAAATCGCTACAAATCAAAAACGTATTGAAGATGCAATTTTTGCAGAAGAATTGCGTTTTAACAGCACTCTCGATATTGGCTTAGCAAAATTTCATGCTTTTATAGAAGATACAAAAAATAAACATAAAAAAGTACTTTCTGGGGAAAACGTTTTTATATTGCATGATAGCTATGGATTTCCTGCGGATCTCACCCAAATATTATGCCAAGAACTTGGCTTTCAAGCCGATCTCGATAGTTTTAAAAACTATATGCAAGAACAAAAACAACGGAGTCGTACAGAAGCTAAATTTTATAAATTTGATTTAGATGATTCTCCTTGGATTGAATTTAACCCTGCAAATCAAGAAAAAGACAAATCCTTTTCTGGTTATTTTTTACAAGCAACAACGATTAAAGAAAACCACGACGTTATAGAATTACCCATTAATTTTTCTCAAATTAAAAAAGTACGACAACTCAAAAACAAATTTTTTGAATTTGTTATAGAAAATACTCCTTTTTATCCAGAAGGCGGCGGACAAGTTGCCGATAATGGCTGGATCGCAGTTCAAGCAGCAAATTCTAAAAATGAATTTGAAGTGATTGATGTAAGAAAAACAGCATCACAAATTGTCCATTTATTAAAACATATCGAGTGGAGTTCTGACTCTGCAGCACCATTAAGCTCTACAGAAATTTTAAATTTATTTGGCCAAAACTCAAAAGTTACAGCTTTTGTTGATTTGACCCTGCGCACTGCAACAATGCGCAACCACACAGCAACACATCTGTTACACAAAGCATTACAAATTGTGTTAGGCGACTCGGTTCGCCAAGCTGGATCTTTTGTGCATAGCGAGGGATTACGCTTTGATTTTTCTTATAATAAAGCTTTATCTAATCAAGAAATTAAAACAATCGAAGGTATTGTTAATAAACAAATCCTAAAAAATATAAATATTAAAGTTCATGAATCTGTTCCTTTAAGCACAGCTAAAGAAATGGGCGCCATGGCAATGTTTGATGAAAAATATGAAGATCATGTTAGAATGCTTGAAGTCCCTGAGTTTTCTCTTGAGCTTTGCGGTGGCACTCACGTTTTTGCGACTGGACAAATTGGGTTGTTTAAAATAATTTCTGAAGGAAGTGTGACAAGTGGTGTAAGGCGCATTGAAGGCATCACTGGTTTTAATTCATTAGAATTTTGCAATAAACTACAAAATCAAATTTTACTCACTGCTGAAGCTATAAAATGTGCGGAAAGCGAGATTGTAAATAAAATTCACAGCATGAAAGAAAACTCAAAAGAGTTGGAAAAACAAATTCACATTCTTCAAAGCCGCATTGTCAATACCCAAATAGCATCTCTTGTCGCTAATGCCATTGATCTTGGAAATAATATTAAACTTGTTATTAACCTTCTTGAAACAAACGATACAAAAGAAATGGAATTATTATGCGACAGGTTAAAAGAAAAACCTGCTACAATAGCTGTTATTGCAGCTAACATAGAGAACAAGGCGCATCTTATGGTTGCTATAAATCCATCACTTATTAAGCAATACAAAAAACTTTCTGCTGGCCAAATTGTCAAACAACTTTCAGAAATTGTCGAGGGTAAAGGCGGAGGAAGACCTGATTTTGCTCGAGGAGGTGGCATAAACCCAGAAAAAATTCCTGTTGCATTAAAAAAGGTCGTAGAGATTATCCAATTGGCTATTTAA
- the murJ gene encoding murein biosynthesis integral membrane protein MurJ codes for MQENKPNNVQLRSDSESLGKASFGAMAGVIFSRASGVVRTAVVNATFGLNVSLDAFNTAFRFPNSLRDLFADGALSAAFVKVLIEEKAKGLEAEKKLIQVVLGFFSVVTFSIAILAALFANPFISLFASQQFEKSGGLELAANLFKILAFFLPFTMLNAVAMAILSTLGNTFRAMNSSLFFNFGMIISALCSPLMLLVNINPIYAIAIGALLGVFLQLIYQFLPLYKLGLINIPSFNIKVWLSYCPLRQVLLLMVPRTIAQGALIIALMINTFFAIQLGEGIFSYIITATVIIQVPIGLFGVATGFAAHPILTKAIFEGQNRKFSKLLIESLETTLWLSLVTLICFSLLIVPFYSVLFQHGKVSMFDTLQNSIAVCSYSIGIIFAAGTKVLLNAYYAINCTKQIVYNAIIYLIVNALLTSTLAPKFGIIGLGISYSTATAIDFFMNLLFLKWYYQNKFIGDSPYIEGGKYFYIRIIIFAVLSYVIGFLGVFLIFEFWKNFDMFFSFKLNFINNLLILGTGGMLILIMSLLLILKFGPTNLKNLVYKIFKKLK; via the coding sequence ATGCAGGAAAATAAACCTAACAATGTGCAACTAAGATCAGATTCAGAGTCGTTAGGCAAAGCAAGTTTTGGAGCAATGGCGGGGGTGATTTTTTCTAGAGCCTCTGGAGTAGTACGGACTGCGGTTGTGAATGCAACGTTTGGACTCAATGTTTCTCTCGATGCATTTAATACAGCATTTCGTTTTCCAAATAGCCTTCGGGATCTTTTTGCTGATGGAGCATTATCTGCGGCCTTTGTAAAGGTTTTAATAGAAGAAAAAGCAAAAGGGTTAGAAGCTGAAAAAAAGTTGATTCAAGTTGTTTTAGGTTTTTTTTCTGTTGTTACGTTTTCTATAGCAATTTTAGCCGCTTTGTTTGCGAATCCTTTTATTAGTCTTTTTGCAAGTCAACAATTTGAAAAATCTGGGGGATTGGAGTTAGCTGCAAATTTATTTAAAATTTTAGCATTTTTTCTTCCTTTTACAATGCTGAATGCTGTTGCAATGGCGATTTTATCCACATTAGGTAACACGTTTCGTGCAATGAATAGTTCTTTGTTTTTTAATTTTGGTATGATTATTTCTGCATTATGCTCGCCATTAATGTTATTAGTAAACATAAATCCTATTTATGCAATTGCAATTGGTGCATTACTAGGAGTTTTTTTACAATTGATTTACCAATTTCTACCGCTTTATAAGTTAGGGCTAATTAATATTCCATCATTTAATATTAAAGTTTGGCTATCATATTGCCCTCTTCGCCAAGTATTACTACTGATGGTGCCCCGTACTATTGCGCAGGGTGCTTTAATTATTGCATTGATGATTAATACATTTTTTGCAATTCAACTTGGAGAAGGTATTTTTAGTTATATTATAACTGCGACTGTTATTATTCAGGTACCTATAGGTTTGTTTGGTGTGGCCACAGGATTTGCTGCACATCCTATTTTAACCAAGGCTATTTTTGAAGGACAAAATAGAAAGTTTTCCAAATTGCTAATAGAAAGCTTAGAAACAACTTTATGGCTTTCATTAGTAACATTAATTTGTTTTTCACTTTTAATAGTGCCTTTTTATTCTGTTCTTTTTCAACATGGCAAAGTATCAATGTTTGATACGTTACAAAATTCCATTGCCGTATGTTCGTATTCGATTGGAATTATTTTTGCTGCTGGTACAAAAGTTTTGCTTAATGCTTATTATGCAATTAATTGTACTAAACAAATTGTTTATAATGCAATTATATATTTAATTGTAAATGCGTTACTAACTTCTACCTTGGCTCCAAAATTTGGGATTATTGGATTAGGAATTTCTTATAGTACAGCAACAGCGATCGATTTTTTTATGAATTTATTATTTTTAAAATGGTATTATCAAAATAAATTTATTGGAGATAGTCCATATATCGAAGGCGGAAAATATTTTTACATTAGAATTATTATTTTCGCAGTTCTTTCTTACGTTATTGGTTTTCTTGGTGTTTTTTTGATTTTTGAATTTTGGAAAAATTTTGATATGTTTTTTTCTTTTAAACTTAATTTTATTAATAATTTATTAATTTTAGGTACTGGAGGGATGTTGATTTTAATAATGAGTTTGTTGTTAATTTTAAAATTTGGTCCAACTAATTTAAAAAATTTGGTATATAAAATTTTTAAAAAATTAAAATAA
- a CDS encoding transporter substrate-binding domain-containing protein, protein MKKNLYNYKLMWLILFCIKLTISTHANQKVNISDNVPPQSMINEKGIPEGLIVELAKGIFGNVSFEGFPLARALEITAKEKNSILFMSRTPQREDKYIWLDTIYMTPVYIYTKKGKFPKTEDYLSLFKSISVINGSSLIQVLQEKKYSEEFTASLNNEQNLKKILFDRADGWIEGQIIAEYIIKNEKYNIKKFDMYGPIIKNTTWIATSKTSEQNFVIKKIEEIKLFKKEKKYNSILNKYSAKKPEN, encoded by the coding sequence ATGAAAAAAAATCTTTATAATTATAAATTGATGTGGTTAATATTATTTTGTATCAAATTGACAATATCAACGCATGCAAATCAAAAAGTTAATATTTCTGATAATGTTCCACCACAATCTATGATAAACGAAAAAGGAATTCCCGAAGGTCTGATTGTTGAATTGGCAAAAGGAATTTTTGGTAATGTCAGTTTTGAAGGATTTCCATTAGCTAGAGCCCTTGAAATCACTGCCAAAGAAAAAAACTCTATTTTATTTATGTCTCGAACACCCCAAAGAGAAGATAAATATATTTGGCTTGATACTATTTATATGACACCTGTATATATTTATACCAAAAAAGGAAAATTTCCAAAAACAGAAGATTATTTAAGTTTATTTAAATCTATTTCAGTTATTAACGGATCATCTTTAATTCAAGTACTTCAAGAAAAAAAATATTCTGAAGAATTTACTGCTTCTCTTAATAATGAACAAAACTTAAAAAAAATTTTATTTGATAGGGCAGATGGCTGGATAGAAGGTCAAATTATCGCAGAATATATTATAAAAAATGAAAAATATAACATAAAGAAATTCGACATGTACGGACCGATAATTAAAAATACAACATGGATTGCTACTTCAAAAACATCAGAACAAAATTTTGTTATAAAAAAAATAGAAGAAATTAAATTATTTAAAAAAGAAAAAAAATATAATTCAATTTTAAATAAATACTCTGCAAAAAAACCTGAAAATTAA
- a CDS encoding alpha/beta hydrolase, with translation MLQKNLNGFQIYEFQAPNPKLHKYTIFFGGANGIPALTYKNLFEQLSYELNCSIITYDMRGFGKTTVPANYINKPKNQWTWETLTHDHVQLFLHFKNTYSPNTKWILSGHSLGSWLSLLATQHIAVDKILLLDPPILPSHIILRWSLIHILNKKHLSPKSSRVKRRKTRFQTIEHAVTELHKSSLMKNWPIETVYNYVRGSFSVHKNFIQLAHDPNWEAHMFEEYPFAAWIGFLKIPFRIRKNIAPIFFVGENSDTCNSKAKLWVKCFFPKLKWVIIPKGTHMFPFEMETETVSQIKHILHKD, from the coding sequence ATGCTACAAAAAAATTTAAATGGTTTTCAAATTTATGAATTTCAAGCCCCCAATCCAAAACTTCATAAATACACAATTTTTTTTGGTGGTGCGAATGGAATTCCTGCATTAACCTATAAAAATTTATTTGAGCAACTCTCTTACGAATTAAATTGCTCTATTATCACTTACGATATGCGTGGTTTTGGCAAAACCACAGTACCAGCAAATTACATCAACAAACCTAAAAATCAATGGACCTGGGAAACGCTCACACATGATCACGTGCAACTATTTTTACATTTTAAAAATACCTACAGTCCAAACACAAAGTGGATACTGAGTGGCCATAGCCTCGGTTCTTGGCTGTCTTTGCTTGCAACTCAACACATTGCTGTTGATAAAATTTTATTGCTTGACCCTCCAATCCTTCCTTCTCACATTATATTAAGATGGTCTTTAATACATATACTTAATAAAAAACATTTAAGTCCTAAAAGTTCTCGGGTAAAACGCCGAAAAACACGATTTCAAACAATCGAACATGCTGTTACAGAACTACACAAATCATCTTTAATGAAAAATTGGCCCATAGAAACTGTTTACAATTATGTGAGAGGCAGCTTTTCTGTTCATAAAAATTTTATTCAATTAGCTCATGATCCCAATTGGGAAGCGCATATGTTTGAAGAATATCCATTCGCCGCTTGGATTGGATTTTTAAAGATACCTTTTAGAATTCGAAAAAACATTGCACCAATTTTTTTTGTAGGTGAAAATAGCGATACCTGTAATTCTAAAGCGAAGTTATGGGTTAAATGTTTTTTTCCGAAGTTAAAATGGGTTATTATTCCTAAAGGAACACATATGTTTCCTTTTGAAATGGAAACCGAAACGGTAAGCCAAATTAAACACATTTTACATAAGGATTAA
- a CDS encoding cryptochrome/photolyase family protein, with product MEFKRSIVWLRRELRLDDNAALHYACLYSSQIIPVFIFDKNILSKLPNHEDKRVTFIFETLQELEQQLKKQGKMLIVRFGDPQEEIPSLAKELKVDSVFTNNDYEQYAIKRDNFIKDKLKEYQIQFLSFKDQVIFERNEILKANQQPYVVFTPYKNEWLKRVKMQNFVSFTYDIKKFISNEDFKNYQFHWKIEELGFSKATLILSPGRKGALEKIHTFSKKIDEYANNRNFLNIDGTSLLSIHLRFGTISIREAFRFAYEHQSEGANVWISELIWREFYKMILSLFPYVETSPFKQEYKSLKWENNDKYFEKWQQGQTGFPIVDAAMRYFNKTGWMHNRLRMVVASFLTKDLLIDYRKGEKYFADHLLDYDLSANNGGWQWSASTGCDAQPYFRVFNPESQSQKFDPKGTFIKEHCPELVHCDEKTIHAPTQSLFSSYSHHYPTPIVNHAIQREKAIKLFKKID from the coding sequence GTGGAATTTAAAAGATCAATTGTGTGGTTAAGGCGTGAATTAAGATTAGATGATAATGCTGCTTTACATTACGCTTGTTTATATTCTTCTCAAATAATTCCTGTTTTTATTTTTGATAAAAATATACTTTCTAAATTGCCTAATCATGAAGATAAAAGAGTGACGTTTATTTTTGAAACGTTACAAGAATTAGAGCAACAACTCAAAAAACAAGGAAAAATGTTAATTGTCAGATTTGGTGATCCACAAGAAGAAATTCCCAGTCTTGCAAAAGAATTAAAAGTTGATTCTGTTTTTACTAATAATGATTATGAGCAGTACGCAATAAAAAGAGATAATTTTATTAAAGACAAGCTTAAAGAATATCAAATTCAATTTCTGTCTTTTAAAGATCAAGTCATTTTTGAGAGAAACGAAATTTTAAAAGCCAATCAACAGCCTTATGTTGTGTTTACTCCCTACAAAAATGAATGGTTAAAGCGTGTTAAGATGCAAAATTTTGTATCTTTCACTTATGATATAAAAAAATTTATATCAAATGAAGACTTTAAAAATTACCAGTTCCATTGGAAAATAGAAGAATTAGGTTTTAGTAAAGCAACTTTAATATTGTCACCTGGGCGTAAAGGGGCTCTTGAAAAAATACATACTTTTTCTAAAAAAATTGATGAATATGCCAATAATAGAAATTTTCTTAATATAGATGGAACCTCGTTGCTTTCTATTCATTTGCGTTTTGGCACAATCTCTATTCGAGAGGCTTTTCGGTTTGCTTATGAGCATCAATCTGAAGGTGCAAATGTTTGGATCAGTGAGCTGATTTGGCGAGAATTTTATAAAATGATTTTATCATTATTTCCTTATGTTGAAACTTCGCCTTTTAAACAAGAATACAAATCTTTAAAATGGGAAAATAATGATAAATATTTTGAAAAATGGCAACAGGGGCAAACAGGATTTCCAATTGTTGATGCTGCAATGCGCTATTTTAATAAAACGGGTTGGATGCATAACCGCCTAAGAATGGTTGTTGCTTCTTTTTTAACAAAAGATCTTTTGATTGATTATCGTAAAGGCGAAAAATATTTTGCAGATCATTTGTTAGACTACGATTTGTCTGCAAATAATGGAGGATGGCAGTGGAGCGCATCCACAGGGTGCGATGCACAACCCTATTTTCGAGTCTTTAATCCTGAAAGTCAGTCGCAAAAGTTTGATCCAAAAGGCACCTTTATTAAAGAACATTGTCCTGAACTTGTTCATTGTGATGAAAAAACGATTCACGCTCCAACTCAATCTCTTTTTTCAAGTTATAGTCATCACTATCCAACTCCTATTGTGAATCACGCTATTCAGCGAGAAAAGGCAATAAAATTGTTTAAAAAAATAGATTAA
- a CDS encoding FtsB family cell division protein: protein MNLPNNQPHVYSKRFQSLARWVVVIVLWLIIGSIAIGKAGISNFMELIKERDVLSQTITELQIQTQYLEEKIAKLKNSPERQARFLKESFGYVEQDEYIFQFNSKPSFSFGAEKTSLTVFSADTQP, encoded by the coding sequence ATGAACTTGCCCAATAATCAACCACATGTTTATTCAAAACGATTTCAGAGTTTAGCAAGATGGGTTGTTGTGATTGTATTGTGGTTGATTATTGGCTCTATTGCCATTGGAAAAGCTGGCATCTCAAATTTTATGGAACTCATTAAAGAACGAGATGTGCTATCGCAAACAATCACGGAGCTTCAAATTCAGACTCAGTATCTCGAAGAAAAAATTGCAAAATTGAAAAACTCTCCGGAACGACAAGCCCGCTTTCTCAAAGAAAGTTTTGGTTATGTAGAACAAGATGAGTATATTTTTCAATTTAACTCAAAGCCATCATTTTCTTTTGGGGCAGAAAAAACGTCTTTAACAGTTTTTTCTGCGGATACCCAGCCTTAA
- a CDS encoding amino acid--tRNA ligase-related protein, whose translation MSFKNKYILTLQQLFELKKVSAVPERVAAGRVFFIDDTMGLCDATGAIFPISLSENLKGEPLNHGDSITFKCKIIKNTPEKNTSSTYNESVSIQLIDILQHNPCKAEWLNTVIPNPLPDKQFIQISHYPNQLEAKFFNSATTKRAKLIKQRNRGLDRVKQFFCNRGFIYIDTPTLVPSGGIEEYLHPFKTHYTDHRGKVWPLELPTSPEFALKKIMTEGFEKVFQLSRAYRNNGEVSKLHEPEFVMLEWYRSQGKLTDIMLDTEKLVTTLAEFLGSAREIPKQWPRFRVDQLFLNILSIHLEEVQERNSFLKIAQPLSPSITDHDDWNTIFCKLFMEKIEPFLAKQKACFVTHYPIQMGALAKAEGTQIINNTSAESFFVERMEAFLYGIEICNGYQELNDCDILSARFHKTLSARSELVADPMFENAMKFGMPPCSGNALGIDRLLAILLEQLSISQLYAIPFLSQFPKNTVAWE comes from the coding sequence ATGAGTTTCAAAAACAAGTACATTCTAACATTGCAACAATTATTTGAACTTAAAAAAGTTTCTGCTGTTCCTGAACGTGTGGCGGCGGGAAGAGTTTTTTTTATCGATGACACAATGGGACTCTGTGATGCAACTGGAGCAATTTTTCCCATCTCTTTATCAGAAAATTTAAAGGGCGAACCATTAAATCATGGAGATAGTATTACCTTTAAATGTAAAATAATTAAAAACACTCCTGAAAAAAATACCTCTTCAACTTACAATGAAAGTGTATCAATTCAACTTATTGATATTTTACAACACAATCCCTGCAAAGCAGAATGGCTCAACACTGTGATTCCAAATCCTTTGCCGGACAAACAATTTATACAAATATCTCATTATCCCAATCAACTTGAAGCAAAATTTTTTAATTCTGCAACCACAAAACGTGCTAAACTTATTAAACAGCGCAACCGTGGATTAGACAGAGTCAAACAGTTTTTTTGCAATCGAGGGTTTATTTATATTGACACCCCCACTCTTGTCCCAAGTGGTGGTATCGAAGAGTATTTGCATCCTTTTAAAACGCATTACACCGATCACCGAGGCAAAGTGTGGCCTCTCGAATTGCCAACAAGCCCAGAATTTGCCTTAAAAAAAATAATGACCGAAGGTTTTGAAAAGGTTTTTCAGTTATCAAGAGCATATCGAAATAACGGAGAAGTCTCAAAACTGCATGAACCTGAGTTTGTCATGCTTGAGTGGTACCGTTCTCAAGGTAAGCTAACAGACATTATGTTAGATACAGAAAAACTTGTTACCACTCTTGCTGAATTTCTTGGTTCTGCAAGAGAAATTCCTAAACAGTGGCCAAGATTTCGAGTGGATCAATTGTTTTTAAATATTTTATCAATTCACCTAGAAGAAGTGCAAGAGCGCAATAGTTTTTTAAAAATTGCGCAACCGCTTAGCCCATCAATCACAGATCATGACGACTGGAACACAATTTTTTGCAAATTATTTATGGAAAAAATAGAGCCTTTTTTGGCCAAACAAAAAGCATGTTTTGTAACCCATTATCCAATTCAAATGGGAGCGTTAGCCAAAGCCGAAGGCACTCAAATAATAAATAATACATCCGCAGAAAGTTTTTTTGTAGAAAGAATGGAAGCATTTTTATATGGAATAGAAATATGCAATGGATATCAAGAATTAAACGACTGTGACATTCTCAGCGCGCGCTTTCACAAAACTTTGTCAGCGCGATCCGAATTGGTTGCCGATCCCATGTTTGAAAATGCAATGAAATTTGGCATGCCCCCTTGCTCTGGAAATGCGCTTGGAATCGATAGACTGCTGGCTATATTGCTTGAACAATTGTCTATTTCTCAACTTTATGCCATTCCATTTTTAAGCCAATTTCCTAAAAATACTGTTGCATGGGAATAG